In Ruminiclostridium papyrosolvens DSM 2782, the following proteins share a genomic window:
- a CDS encoding (2Fe-2S) ferredoxin domain-containing protein: MLDIYVCVGSSCHLKGSYQIINCFQRMIKDNNLESRVELKASFCMGHCTTGVCVKIGDTFYGDVGVISAESFFKEKVINTIEGKLV; encoded by the coding sequence ATGCTTGATATATATGTTTGTGTTGGTAGTTCCTGCCATTTGAAGGGGTCTTATCAGATAATCAACTGTTTTCAAAGAATGATAAAGGATAATAATCTTGAAAGCAGAGTTGAATTAAAGGCGTCCTTTTGTATGGGGCATTGCACAACAGGTGTTTGCGTTAAAATAGGCGATACTTTTTATGGAGACGTAGGCGTTATAAGTGCCGAAAGCTTCTTTAAAGAGAAAGTAATCAACACAATTGAAGGCAAGTTGGTATAG
- a CDS encoding NADH-quinone oxidoreductase subunit NuoF → MKINDLQEFKAFSDRSIQALEKQKKKVLVCAGTGCVAGGALEIYNRIKELINEKGLLVDLELDYEKEGIGVKKSGCHGFCEMGPLVRIEPENYLYLRVQIEDCEEIVAKTLINDEAVERLMYSADNKVYKAHEDIPFYKKQTRMVLKNCGSINAESFAEYVAKGGYQALGKVLFDMEPQEVCQSILDSNLRGRGGGGYPAGRKWQQVLKQDSKIKYVVCNGDEGDPGAFMDRSIMEGDPHGVIEGMTIAGYATKSTSGYIYVRAEYPLAVERLRIAIEDARKHGMLGENILNSGFSFDININKGAGAFVCGEGSALTASIEGERGMPRVKPPRTVEKGLWEKPTVLNNVETYANVPSIIINGSEWYKGIGPENSPGTKAFAITGNVNNTGLIEVPMGTTLREVIFDIGGGIKDNKKFKAVQIGGPSGGCLTEEHLELPLDFDSLKKVGAMIGSGGLVVMDEDTCMVEVARFFMNFTQNESCGKCVPCREGTKRMLEILEKIVNGKGTKEDLDLLEELADTISSTALCGLGKSAASPVVSTLKYFRDEYLEHVIDKKCKTHTCKALAYIVIEKEKCKGCSKCARICPVQAIEGKIKEPYTINQSKCIKCGACLEACPFAAIKEA, encoded by the coding sequence ATGAAAATTAATGATTTGCAAGAATTTAAAGCCTTTTCTGACAGGTCAATACAAGCACTGGAAAAGCAAAAAAAGAAGGTTCTGGTGTGTGCGGGAACAGGTTGTGTAGCCGGAGGAGCTTTAGAGATATACAACAGAATCAAAGAGCTTATAAATGAAAAAGGGCTTTTAGTGGACCTTGAACTGGATTATGAAAAAGAAGGCATAGGAGTTAAAAAGAGCGGTTGCCACGGTTTTTGTGAAATGGGACCTTTGGTAAGAATAGAACCTGAAAATTACTTGTACTTGAGAGTTCAGATAGAAGATTGTGAAGAAATAGTAGCTAAAACCCTTATAAACGACGAAGCTGTTGAAAGACTAATGTATTCAGCAGACAATAAGGTATATAAGGCACATGAAGACATCCCTTTCTATAAAAAGCAGACAAGAATGGTACTTAAAAACTGCGGAAGCATCAATGCAGAATCCTTTGCCGAATATGTAGCAAAGGGCGGTTATCAGGCTCTTGGCAAAGTACTGTTTGATATGGAGCCTCAGGAAGTATGTCAGTCAATACTGGATTCCAACCTCAGAGGAAGAGGGGGCGGAGGTTATCCGGCAGGTAGAAAGTGGCAGCAAGTGTTAAAGCAGGACAGCAAAATTAAATACGTTGTCTGTAATGGAGACGAAGGCGACCCCGGAGCTTTCATGGACAGAAGTATTATGGAGGGTGATCCTCACGGTGTAATCGAAGGTATGACTATAGCCGGGTATGCAACCAAAAGTACTTCAGGATATATATATGTCAGAGCAGAATATCCTCTGGCAGTTGAAAGATTAAGAATAGCTATTGAAGATGCTAGAAAGCACGGAATGTTGGGTGAGAACATACTAAATTCCGGATTTTCATTTGATATAAATATAAACAAAGGTGCAGGAGCTTTTGTATGTGGTGAGGGAAGTGCATTAACCGCGTCAATAGAAGGCGAAAGAGGAATGCCAAGGGTAAAACCTCCAAGAACGGTTGAAAAAGGACTTTGGGAAAAGCCGACAGTACTTAACAATGTAGAAACATATGCCAATGTTCCTTCAATTATAATAAATGGAAGTGAATGGTATAAAGGTATTGGGCCTGAAAACAGTCCCGGAACAAAAGCATTTGCCATAACCGGAAACGTTAACAACACAGGGTTGATAGAAGTTCCAATGGGAACAACCTTGAGGGAAGTAATATTTGATATCGGTGGAGGTATCAAGGACAACAAGAAATTTAAGGCAGTTCAGATAGGAGGTCCTTCAGGAGGATGTCTCACAGAGGAACATCTGGAATTACCTTTGGACTTTGATTCACTTAAAAAAGTAGGAGCAATGATAGGTTCAGGCGGACTGGTTGTAATGGATGAAGACACCTGTATGGTTGAAGTAGCAAGGTTCTTCATGAACTTTACACAGAACGAATCCTGCGGAAAATGTGTGCCATGCCGTGAAGGAACCAAGAGAATGCTTGAAATCCTTGAAAAGATAGTAAACGGCAAAGGTACTAAAGAAGACCTTGATTTACTTGAGGAGTTGGCAGATACCATAAGCAGCACGGCATTATGCGGACTGGGTAAGTCAGCTGCAAGCCCTGTTGTAAGTACTTTGAAATATTTCAGAGATGAATATCTGGAACATGTTATAGATAAGAAGTGCAAAACACATACCTGTAAAGCTCTGGCTTATATAGTAATAGAAAAGGAAAAATGCAAGGGCTGCAGCAAATGTGCCAGAATATGTCCAGTTCAGGCAATTGAAGGAAAGATTAAGGAGCCGTACACAATTAATCAGTCAAAATGTATCAAGTGCGGTGCCTGTCTGGAAGCATGTCCATTTGCAGCAATAAAGGAGGCGTAA
- a CDS encoding complex I 24 kDa subunit family protein produces MDDCKCSLVNGILNKHDNNKSHLIAVLQEIQNEYKYLPEDVLNYVAEKLEINLSKIFSVATFYENFSLVPKGKYIIKVCDGTACHVRKSIPILNAMRKELGLSESKHTTDDKLFTVETVSCLGACGLAPVITINDKVYAKMTPDSTIEIIKTLRSEG; encoded by the coding sequence ATGGATGATTGCAAATGCAGTCTGGTTAACGGGATTTTAAATAAGCACGACAACAATAAATCGCACCTGATAGCAGTTTTACAGGAAATCCAGAACGAATACAAATATTTGCCCGAGGATGTTTTGAATTATGTAGCTGAAAAGCTGGAGATTAATCTCTCAAAGATATTCAGTGTAGCTACGTTTTATGAAAACTTTTCTTTGGTGCCTAAGGGAAAATACATTATTAAAGTATGTGACGGTACAGCTTGTCACGTAAGAAAATCAATTCCTATATTAAATGCAATGAGAAAAGAACTGGGCCTGTCTGAAAGCAAACACACTACAGATGACAAGCTGTTTACAGTTGAAACAGTTTCCTGTTTGGGAGCCTGCGGACTTGCACCGGTTATTACAATAAATGATAAGGTATACGCTAAAATGACGCCTGATTCAACAATTGAAATAATAAAGACTTTGAGGAGTGAAGGATAA
- a CDS encoding [FeFe] hydrogenase, group A: MGTMIIDGQLVEYTDEKNILAVIRRAGIELPTFCYHSELSVYGACRMCMVEDKWGSTITSCSTPPKDGMEVWTNTDKLKKHRKMILELLLANHDRDCTTCEKSGRCKLQEIALKVGVKKVRFGQEKKEMPIDDLGPSIIRNPNKCILCGDCVRACQEIQGVGVLDFAYRGSNLQVTTAFNKSLQEVDCVNCGQCRVVCPTGALMIKKDIDRAYEALQNKNKRVIAQIAPAVRVAIGEDFGLQPGQISMGKIVAALRKLGFDQVFDTAVGADLTVIEEAEELMDRIQRKEKLPLFSSCCPSWFKYAEQKHPELMENVSSCLSPMQMFGAVIKEQFKKEKFSEEKENIVIAIMPCTAKKYEAARPENAINGERQVDMVITTQELAIMIQENGIVFNELEDEAIDMPFGFTSGAGVIFGVSGGVSEAVLRYYYKERNASALKGISYSGVRGMEGVKEATAEIDGRTVRIGVVHGLKNAEKLIRKIKRGEEKFDFIEVMACPGGCIGGAGQPIPQNENVRKLRAKGIYKVDKSLPIKRSDDNPTIDALYNGVLNSNRHILHRDGKH; encoded by the coding sequence ATGGGAACTATGATAATTGACGGTCAACTGGTTGAATATACAGATGAAAAAAATATACTGGCAGTAATCAGGAGAGCAGGCATTGAGCTTCCTACCTTCTGCTACCACTCAGAGCTCAGTGTTTACGGTGCATGCAGAATGTGTATGGTTGAGGATAAATGGGGCAGCACCATAACCTCATGTTCAACGCCTCCTAAGGATGGTATGGAGGTATGGACAAATACAGATAAGCTCAAGAAGCACAGAAAAATGATATTAGAGCTTCTCCTTGCCAATCATGACAGAGATTGTACAACCTGTGAAAAGAGCGGAAGATGCAAGCTGCAGGAAATAGCTTTAAAGGTTGGAGTAAAGAAAGTAAGGTTCGGGCAGGAAAAGAAAGAGATGCCTATAGATGACCTTGGGCCATCTATAATCAGAAATCCAAACAAGTGTATACTTTGCGGAGACTGTGTAAGAGCGTGTCAGGAAATTCAAGGCGTTGGGGTACTGGATTTTGCTTACAGAGGATCAAATCTTCAGGTAACAACTGCCTTCAATAAATCATTGCAGGAAGTGGATTGCGTTAACTGCGGTCAGTGCAGGGTAGTTTGTCCTACCGGAGCATTGATGATAAAGAAAGATATTGACAGAGCATATGAGGCACTTCAGAACAAAAACAAGCGCGTAATAGCTCAGATAGCGCCTGCAGTACGTGTTGCAATCGGAGAAGATTTCGGACTTCAACCCGGACAGATATCAATGGGTAAGATTGTTGCAGCACTCAGAAAGCTTGGTTTTGATCAGGTATTTGACACAGCGGTTGGTGCCGATTTGACTGTTATAGAAGAAGCGGAAGAGCTCATGGACAGAATTCAGAGAAAGGAAAAACTGCCTTTGTTCAGCTCCTGCTGCCCTTCGTGGTTCAAATATGCAGAGCAAAAGCATCCTGAACTTATGGAAAATGTGTCCTCCTGTCTGTCTCCAATGCAGATGTTCGGAGCAGTTATAAAAGAACAGTTTAAAAAAGAAAAGTTTTCCGAAGAAAAAGAAAACATAGTTATTGCCATAATGCCGTGTACAGCAAAGAAATATGAAGCAGCAAGACCTGAAAACGCTATAAACGGTGAAAGACAGGTAGATATGGTTATAACCACACAGGAACTGGCTATTATGATACAGGAAAACGGTATCGTGTTTAATGAGCTCGAAGACGAAGCTATTGATATGCCTTTTGGATTTACCAGCGGAGCAGGTGTAATATTCGGTGTAAGCGGAGGTGTATCCGAAGCAGTACTTCGTTATTACTACAAGGAAAGAAACGCTTCAGCCCTGAAAGGCATCTCATATTCAGGAGTCAGAGGTATGGAAGGCGTCAAAGAAGCCACAGCTGAAATTGACGGGAGAACCGTAAGAATCGGAGTAGTTCACGGACTTAAAAATGCTGAAAAGCTAATCAGAAAAATAAAGCGCGGGGAAGAAAAATTCGACTTTATTGAAGTAATGGCTTGCCCGGGAGGGTGTATAGGCGGTGCAGGACAGCCTATTCCTCAGAATGAAAATGTAAGAAAATTAAGAGCAAAAGGTATATACAAGGTAGATAAGTCCTTGCCAATCAAACGTTCAGATGACAATCCAACTATAGACGCTTTGTATAACGGCGTTCTGAACAGCAACAGACATATTCTCCACAGAGATGGAAAACATTAA
- a CDS encoding [Fe-Fe] hydrogenase large subunit C-terminal domain-containing protein, with product MSVIQFKEANCKNCYKCIRSCPVNAIAFKNDQAEIIHDECMLCGNCLTVCPQNAKSVNSDVEKVKKFIQKREKVYVSLAPSFISAFDHDEKWVYYALKKLGFTHIEGTANGAYQVSRQYESLLKQKKMKNIITSCCSSIILLIEKYYPQLLDQLAPVVSPMIAHAKMLRETYGQRIRVVFIGPCISKKEEFNDLQNGNQIDAVVTFDDLDKWFEEEGLYESNEIIDGLKNFDTSARIYPVPGGILKTIDRKYKKNYRSISVDGVERCMDVLQSIVEGDIENYLIEMSSCKGGCLGGPCMKHVPGGFLTARERLLNYAKRTGIQTDSGLTNTVMALTKVDLKKKFVDRSKKLDVPSEAVIQGILNSIGKFSKDKELNCGACGYHSCREKATAVFHGKAQVHMCLPYMRERAESISNIIINYTPYAIFALDEGLKIQELNKSAQQMFNLGARNMNGKSISEILPCDEFEQVLEGSESVYDEKYVYESYGLVVKQSIIKVKQHNTVIVIINDITKEEAQRQKILESRSQNIDIAQKIMEKQMTVAQEIASLLGETTAETKVALTKLKKSIMSEMGEL from the coding sequence ATGAGCGTAATTCAATTTAAAGAAGCGAACTGTAAAAACTGTTATAAATGTATACGAAGCTGCCCTGTGAACGCTATTGCATTTAAAAACGATCAGGCTGAAATCATACATGACGAGTGCATGCTCTGTGGAAATTGCCTAACGGTATGTCCTCAGAATGCAAAAAGCGTTAACAGCGATGTTGAAAAAGTCAAAAAATTTATACAGAAGCGTGAAAAAGTTTATGTAAGTCTGGCACCTTCATTTATTTCTGCATTTGACCATGATGAAAAGTGGGTTTATTATGCTCTGAAAAAGCTTGGGTTTACACACATCGAAGGAACAGCTAACGGTGCTTATCAGGTATCAAGACAGTATGAGAGTCTTTTGAAGCAGAAGAAAATGAAAAATATCATAACCAGCTGCTGCTCATCAATAATATTACTTATAGAAAAATATTATCCTCAGTTGTTGGATCAGCTTGCTCCTGTGGTTTCTCCCATGATAGCTCATGCTAAAATGCTCAGGGAAACATACGGACAAAGAATCAGAGTAGTATTTATAGGTCCTTGTATTTCAAAGAAAGAAGAATTTAATGACCTTCAAAACGGCAATCAGATTGATGCTGTAGTGACTTTTGATGATTTGGACAAGTGGTTTGAAGAAGAAGGACTGTACGAGTCAAATGAAATCATTGACGGATTAAAAAACTTTGATACGTCAGCGAGAATATATCCCGTACCCGGCGGAATTCTGAAGACCATTGACAGAAAATATAAAAAGAACTACAGATCCATTAGTGTGGACGGTGTTGAACGATGCATGGATGTTCTTCAATCCATAGTAGAAGGGGATATTGAAAACTACCTGATTGAAATGAGCAGTTGTAAGGGAGGATGTTTAGGCGGCCCTTGTATGAAGCATGTGCCGGGAGGATTTCTCACTGCAAGAGAGAGGCTTTTGAACTATGCTAAAAGAACAGGTATTCAAACTGATTCAGGTTTAACCAACACTGTAATGGCTTTGACTAAGGTTGACTTAAAGAAGAAATTCGTTGACAGGTCAAAGAAGCTGGATGTACCGTCAGAGGCGGTAATACAAGGTATATTGAACAGCATTGGAAAATTCAGCAAGGACAAAGAACTCAACTGCGGAGCCTGCGGTTATCACTCCTGCAGGGAAAAGGCTACAGCCGTTTTCCACGGCAAAGCTCAGGTTCATATGTGTCTTCCCTATATGAGGGAAAGGGCTGAATCTATTTCAAACATAATTATAAATTATACACCTTATGCAATTTTTGCTCTTGATGAAGGCCTTAAAATACAGGAGCTTAACAAGTCAGCGCAGCAAATGTTCAATCTGGGAGCCAGAAACATGAATGGAAAAAGTATTTCAGAAATTCTTCCCTGTGATGAGTTTGAACAGGTGCTAGAAGGTTCAGAAAGTGTGTATGATGAAAAATATGTTTACGAAAGTTACGGTCTGGTAGTAAAACAGTCCATTATAAAAGTAAAACAACATAATACTGTTATAGTTATAATAAATGATATTACGAAAGAGGAGGCCCAGAGGCAGAAAATTCTGGAAAGTCGTTCTCAGAATATAGATATTGCTCAGAAAATTATGGAAAAACAAATGACAGTGGCTCAGGAGATAGCAAGTCTGCTTGGTGAAACTACTGCCGAAACCAAGGTAGCTTTAACCAAGCTTAAAAAATCCATTATGTCAGAGATGGGTGAATTATAG
- a CDS encoding SpoIIE family protein phosphatase: MSLYIDVSYESINKYREELCGDKVEIIRSPDSVVVVLADGLGSGVKANILATLTSKIIGTIMSNGLDIEEAVNTVAKTLPVCKERGVAYSTFSIIQIFNNGEGYLAEFDNPSVVRLRKGKMLNLETESRVVNDKLIKEARFKVSPDDLFVMISDGVIHAGIGQTLNLGWQWDNVSEYIQKTYKKDASSKTLAKLLLSACDNLYSHEPGDDTTVVTLKAKKPVKLNLMIGPPVDSTRDDEIVSRFIGNEGKKVICGGTTSQIVARVLGKEIKTSIEYFNPAVPPTAEIEGINLTTEGVLTLRKTLDLLKACVSPESGMGDMLKLNKKDGASRLAKMLLEESTSIYFFVGRAMNPAHQNPEFPLNMGMKFKLVEELAALLTHTGKHISIEYC, from the coding sequence GTGAGCCTGTATATTGATGTAAGTTACGAAAGTATAAATAAATATAGAGAAGAATTATGCGGAGACAAGGTAGAAATAATCAGAAGCCCTGATTCAGTGGTAGTGGTTTTGGCTGATGGTCTGGGAAGTGGTGTAAAAGCAAACATACTTGCAACTCTTACTTCTAAGATTATAGGTACAATTATGTCGAATGGTCTGGATATAGAAGAGGCTGTTAATACGGTTGCAAAAACTCTCCCTGTCTGCAAAGAGAGAGGAGTTGCTTACTCAACTTTCTCCATAATACAAATATTCAATAACGGTGAAGGTTACTTGGCCGAATTTGATAATCCTTCAGTAGTAAGGCTTAGAAAAGGTAAGATGCTGAATCTGGAGACAGAAAGCAGGGTCGTTAACGATAAGCTTATAAAGGAAGCCAGATTCAAAGTCAGTCCTGACGACTTATTTGTAATGATAAGCGATGGAGTTATCCATGCGGGAATAGGACAGACACTAAATTTGGGGTGGCAGTGGGATAATGTCAGTGAATATATACAAAAGACCTATAAAAAGGATGCATCCTCGAAGACACTTGCAAAACTTTTGTTGTCAGCCTGTGATAACCTTTATTCACATGAACCCGGTGACGACACTACAGTTGTTACCCTTAAAGCAAAAAAACCTGTTAAGCTGAACCTGATGATAGGGCCGCCTGTGGATTCTACACGGGATGATGAGATTGTATCTCGTTTTATAGGAAACGAAGGAAAAAAAGTTATTTGCGGCGGTACTACGTCTCAAATTGTTGCCAGAGTTTTGGGGAAGGAAATTAAGACATCTATAGAGTACTTTAATCCTGCGGTTCCTCCTACGGCAGAGATAGAAGGTATAAACCTGACAACAGAAGGTGTACTTACCCTTAGGAAAACACTTGATTTGTTGAAAGCCTGCGTTTCACCTGAGAGTGGTATGGGAGATATGCTGAAGCTAAATAAAAAAGATGGTGCTTCAAGGCTGGCAAAAATGCTCCTTGAGGAGAGTACAAGTATATATTTCTTTGTTGGAAGGGCGATGAATCCGGCACATCAGAATCCTGAATTTCCCCTTAACATGGGTATGAAATTCAAGCTGGTGGAAGAACTGGCCGCATTGCTTACACATACGGGAAAACATATCAGTATAGAGTATTGCTAG